Proteins co-encoded in one Megalops cyprinoides isolate fMegCyp1 chromosome 1, fMegCyp1.pri, whole genome shotgun sequence genomic window:
- the zc3h7bb gene encoding zinc finger CCCH domain-containing protein 7B, translating to MDLERQKRKDEIQKALGFIQSSLPYPEPEGYEAFLTQLVCNLLGEGNTVFREGDWRQAAVHYSEGVSVARYAQAEALVIPPALLESLYVNRAAAHYSTGEYERGVQDCDSALAVCEGSRKALYRKALCLRELGRLREAYECSTGCLLTEPHDRQVSDLAQELASKLGLKVRKAYISPQAESAAEVGESNGDSSSTGEMTANGLESLNAISTADLTSAQCIPAPLATPVPVSDDTSPPSSAPVVPQDLPESPSQGLPRVPYSVPVSEHLGECESIRDELDSLLDRIPKGSGVSMASVQGAIPTNLPNTAVGLRPPYPSGLPAPAAQLQPPFFGSAVGQLGSLDDFAGRGSSEASGQALDALGPFSPAAGGGAGGGGLDSLSEYTLPGGRVSHNFIPGLRSHSSPNISTPASTNLSLLSRNPLAATHEFRQACHACYSRIGPRVMDYQYQPDAAHRCKRDVLLCRLRGQEDLTWKRIRPRPARNNFLGAFVLCKEVQERQECKYGENCTFAYCQEEIDVWTQERKGALSRELLFDPLGSTERRALSVTRLLQLHMGMFMFLCEECFDSKPRIISKRSKENLAVCSNLTARHPFDDNKCLVHVVRSANVRYSKVRPLHPLCQFDVCRHEVRYGCQREDSCSFAHSVIELKCWVLQQDTGITHEEMVQESKRHWQRLEQNAQRQKPLPMPHPSSGGVGSDGGGGGGGGGGGGGGGGGGGGGGGVGGRARGLNLKMKFVCGQCWRDGQVNEPDKALKYCTAKARHSWTKERRVLLVKSFEKKKWVVVRPLPFSRTYPQQYDMCVHVMKQKKCHYIGNCSFAHSLEERDVWTYMKNNSLRDMQQMYDMWLALTNQNRRTDGTLLTPPPEEKQITMPTDYTEPMAGQRLSGGAEL from the exons ATGGATTTGGAGCGACAGAAGCGCAAGGATGAAATCCAGAAAGCGCTGGGATTCATACA GTCATCCTTGCCCTATCCAGAGCCTGAAGGTTATGAG GCCTTTCTCACCCAGTTAGTGTGCAACCTGCTGGGCGAGGGGAACACTGTGTTTCGGGAAGGTGACTGGAGGCAGGCGGCGGTGCATTACAGCGAGGGGGTGAGCGTGGCGCGCTACGCCCAGGCCGAGGCGCTGGTCATCCCGCCCGCGCTGCTGGAGAGCCTCTACGTCAACAGGGCCGCCGCACACTACAGCACT GGGGAGTATGAGCGGGGCGTGCAGGACTGCGACAGCGCGCTGGCCGTGTGTGAGGGCAGCCGCAAGGCCCTGTACAGGAAGGCGCTGTGCCTTCGGGAGCTGGGCCGGCTCAGGGAGGCCTACGAGTGCAGCACTGGCTGCCTGCTCACCGAGCCGCAT GACAGGCAGGTGAGTGACCTTGCCCAGGAGCTGGCCAGTAAACTGGGCCTGAAGGTCCGTAAAGCCTATATCAGCCCACAG GCGGAGTCAGCAGCAGAGGTGGGAGAAAGCAATGGAGACTCTAGTTCTACAGGAGAG ATGACTGCTAACGGTCTGGAGTCATTAAATGCCATCTCAACAG CTGACTTAACCAGTGCCCAGTGCATTCCGGCCCCCCTGGCCACCCCTGTCCCCGTCAGTGACGACACCTCGCCCCCGTCCTCGGCCCCCGTTGTCCCCCAGGACCTACCGGAGAGCCCGAGCCAGGGGCTGCCGAGGGTGCCGTACTCGGTGCCTGTGTCTGAGCACCTGGGCGAATGCGAGTCGATAAGGGATGAGCTGGACAGTCTGCTGGACCGCATCCCTAAGGGGTCTGGGGTCAGCATG GCGTCGGTCCAGGGTGCCATCCCCACCAATCTCCCCAACACGGCAGTGGGCCTGCGGCCCCCGTACCCCTCCGGCCTGCCCGCCCCTGCGGCCCAGCTGCAGCCCCCGTTCTTCGGCTCCGCCGTCGGCCAGCTCGGCTCCCTGGACGACTTCGCGGGGCGGGGCTCGAGCGAGGCCTCGGGGCAGGCGCTGGACGCCCTGGGCCCCTTTAGCCCCGCGGCCGGCGGGGGGGCGGGCGGAGGGGGGCTGGACTCCCTGTCTGAGTACACCCTGCCTG GAGGAAGAGTTTCTCACAATTTCATCCCTGGATTGCGCAGCCACAGCTCTCCCAACATT AGCACCCCAGCAAGCACCAACCTCTCCCTGCTGTCCCGCAACCCTCTGGCTGCCACCCATGAGTTCAGACAGGCGTGCCACGCCTGTTACAGCCGAATAG GTCCTCGGGTCATGGACTACCAGTACCAGCCCGATGCGGCCCATCGCTGCAAGCGGGACGTGCTGCTGTGTCGCCTCAGAGGGCAGGAGGACCTCACCTGGAAGAGGATCCGACCCCGCCCTGCCCGAAACAACTTCCTGGGCGCCTTTGTCCTCTGCAAGG AGGTGCAGGAGCGCCAGGAGTGTAAGTACGGGGAGAACTGCACCTTCGCCTACTGCCAGGAGGAGATAGACGTGTGGACgcaggagaggaaaggagcGCTAAGCCGGGAGCTGCTGTTCGACCCGCTGGGCAGCACTGAGAGACGAGCCCTGAGTGTCACAcgcctgctgcagctgcacatGGGCATGTTCATGTTCCTCTGTGAG GAGTGTTTCGACAGTAAGCCACGCATCATCAGCAAGCGCAGCAAGGAGAACCTGGCTGTCTGCTCCAACCTCACGGCCCGCCATCCCTTCGACGATAACAA GTGCCTGGTGCACGTGGTCCGGTCGGCCAACGTGCGCTACAGCAAGGTGCGGCCGCTGCACCCGCTCTGCCAGTTCGACGTGTGCCGCCACGAGGTGCGCTACGGCTGCCAGCGCGAGGACAGCTGCTCCTTCGCCCACTCCGTCATCGAGCTCAAGTGCTGGGTGCTGCAGCAGGACACCG GTATTACCCATGAGGAGATGGTGCAGGAGTCCAAGAGACACTGGCAGAGGCTGGAGCAgaatgcacagagacagaag CCTTTGCCCATGCCACACCCGAGCAGTGGAGGTGTTGGGAGCgatggtggaggaggaggaggtgggggtggaggaggaggaggaggaggtgggggcggCGGCGGAGGCGGAGGCGTAGGAGGACGAGCCAGGGGACTGAACCTTAAGATGAAGTTTGTGTGCGGGCAGTGCTGGAGGGATGGGCAGGTCAATGAGCCAGACAAAGCACTGAAGTATTGCACTGCCAAAGCACGGCACAG CTGGACGAAGGAGCGACGGGTGCTGCTGGTCAAGTCCTTCGAGAAGAAGAAGTGGGTGGTGGTGCGGCCCCTGCCGTTCTCACGCACCTACCCCCAGCAGTACGAC ATGTGTGTCCACGTAATGAAGCAGAAGAAATGCCACTATATAGGGAACTGCTCCTTCGCCCACAGCCTGGAGGAGAGGGACGTGTGGACATACATGAAGAACAACAGCT TGAGAGACATGCAGCAGATGTATGACATGTGGCTGGCGCTGACCAATCAGAACCGACGGACAGATGGTACCCTGTTAACCCCGCCCCCAGAGGAGAAACAGATCACCATGCCAACAGATTACACTGAGCCCATG GCTGGGCAGCGGCTGTCCGGAGGGGCCGAGCTGTGA